The following proteins are encoded in a genomic region of Prochlorococcus marinus XMU1408:
- the crtR gene encoding beta-carotene hydroxylase, with product MTQCLPRSDKNETTKKLKSLRDWQNEIQEYLDPPKPLNVTLGLFLGGYCLAIISIWQWYQGNWPLPILVALSFLALHMEGTVIHDACHNAAHPNKWINQFMGHGAAILLGFSFPVFTRVHLEHHKYVNDPNNDPDHIVSTFGPVWLIAPRFFYHEYFFFERKLWRKFELMQWGIERGIFICIVIAGIKYNFMNVIYNLWFGPALMVGVTLGIFFDYLPHRPFQSRNRWKNARVYPSKLMNLLIMGQNYHLVHHLWPSIPWFEYKPAYETTKPLLDHKGSPQRMGIFETKKDSLNFLYDVLVGIRSHKKRRSKMRSIARILPINNWRKKYIKLIHQTTIRTENKN from the coding sequence ATGACCCAGTGCTTACCGAGGTCTGACAAAAATGAAACAACCAAAAAGCTGAAATCATTACGCGACTGGCAAAATGAAATCCAGGAATATCTAGATCCCCCTAAGCCTTTAAACGTAACTTTAGGGCTTTTCTTAGGCGGATATTGTCTAGCAATAATAAGCATATGGCAGTGGTATCAAGGGAATTGGCCTTTACCAATCTTAGTTGCATTATCTTTTCTAGCTCTTCATATGGAGGGAACAGTTATCCATGACGCATGCCACAATGCTGCCCATCCCAATAAATGGATCAATCAGTTCATGGGGCATGGAGCAGCAATATTGTTAGGTTTTAGTTTCCCCGTTTTCACAAGAGTTCATCTCGAGCATCACAAATATGTTAATGACCCTAATAATGACCCTGATCATATAGTTAGCACATTTGGTCCTGTTTGGTTAATTGCCCCAAGATTTTTTTATCATGAATATTTTTTCTTTGAGAGAAAACTTTGGAGAAAGTTTGAACTTATGCAATGGGGAATTGAGAGAGGAATATTCATATGCATTGTCATTGCAGGGATTAAATATAATTTTATGAATGTTATTTATAATCTATGGTTTGGACCTGCATTAATGGTTGGAGTGACTTTAGGAATATTTTTTGATTATCTTCCACATAGACCTTTTCAATCAAGAAATAGATGGAAAAATGCAAGGGTTTATCCTAGTAAATTAATGAATCTATTAATAATGGGGCAGAATTATCATTTAGTTCATCATTTATGGCCCTCTATTCCTTGGTTTGAATATAAACCAGCGTATGAAACAACAAAACCACTTTTAGACCACAAGGGATCTCCTCAAAGGATGGGGATTTTTGAAACTAAAAAAGATAGTCTAAATTTTCTTTATGATGTACTAGTTGGAATTAGAAGTCATAAAAAAAGAAGGAGCAAAATGAGATCTATCGCAAGAATATTACCTATAAATAATTGGAGAAAAAAATATATTAAATTAATACACCAAACAACTATTAGAACAGAAAATAAAAATTAA
- a CDS encoding aspartate carbamoyltransferase catalytic subunit, producing MNNWKHNHILDLSTFSLDDYQTVLELTTRFKDVHKSSSRKLPALQGRLITNLFFEPSTRTRTSFELAAKRLSADVQNFSVSASSLSKGETPLDTILTYISMGADILIIRHESTNVPADLANYVDKNNINTSILNAGDGYHSHPSQGLLDLYTLATFFNPSEPSTNSLINKRITIVGDILHSRVARSNLWSLTACGADVTLCGPSSLLPNEFIDFVLNPPPGQKIDPINKRGSISIERSLKHALKNADAVMTLRLQKERMKQNMLTDLETYHETYGITHQSLKWCEKKVPVLHPGPVNRGIEISSQLVEDNSINLISKQVENGIPTRMALLYLLGLNKNN from the coding sequence ATGAATAATTGGAAACATAATCACATTCTTGATCTGTCTACATTTTCTTTAGATGATTACCAAACAGTTTTAGAACTAACTACAAGATTTAAAGATGTACATAAATCAAGTTCTAGAAAACTTCCCGCGCTTCAAGGACGTTTAATTACAAACTTATTTTTTGAGCCAAGTACAAGAACAAGAACAAGTTTTGAACTTGCTGCGAAGAGGCTTTCTGCCGATGTTCAAAATTTTTCTGTCTCAGCAAGTTCTTTAAGCAAAGGAGAGACTCCTCTAGACACTATTCTCACTTATATCTCGATGGGGGCTGATATTTTAATAATTAGGCATGAGTCAACAAATGTCCCCGCAGATTTAGCTAATTATGTAGACAAAAATAATATTAATACATCAATTCTTAATGCAGGAGATGGATATCACAGTCATCCAAGTCAAGGGCTATTGGATTTATATACTCTTGCCACTTTTTTTAATCCAAGCGAACCATCAACGAATAGTCTTATTAATAAAAGAATAACAATAGTTGGAGATATTCTTCATTCTCGAGTCGCCAGGTCAAATCTTTGGTCCTTGACTGCGTGTGGAGCAGACGTAACACTTTGCGGCCCTTCTAGCCTTCTACCTAATGAATTCATTGACTTTGTTTTAAATCCTCCGCCAGGGCAAAAAATTGATCCAATTAATAAGCGAGGTTCTATTTCAATAGAAAGATCACTAAAACATGCATTAAAAAATGCTGATGCAGTTATGACGCTTCGATTACAGAAAGAGAGAATGAAGCAAAATATGCTTACAGATCTTGAAACTTACCATGAAACATACGGCATAACTCATCAAAGCTTAAAATGGTGTGAAAAAAAAGTTCCTGTTCTTCATCCAGGACCAGTAAATAGAGGTATTGAAATTAGTAGTCAGTTAGTAGAAGATAATTCAATCAACCTTATTAGCAAACAAGTCGAAAATGGCATACCTACAAGAATGGCATTGTTGTATTTGCTAGGGTTAAATAAAAATAATTAA
- a CDS encoding photosystem II manganese-stabilizing polypeptide, protein MRFRPLLALMLAFCLTFTTLPSSASAALKGREQGNARFGNVVNTGQADACTVLPAGSSGSINADGQFKSLCLQPTEVSVKLPGNKRNKSDFAIAKIISPRFNTSLDEVYGDLSGGKFTEKGGIDFSLITVLAPNGEEFPFAFSVKEMVAESKKGKSIEPGAEFSGPTTTPSYRSADFLDPKSRAKSTGVEYAQALIALGGDDEDLARENVKDDLGGKGQITLTVESVDADTEEFGGQFVAVQPSDNDLGSKDPVDVQIKGIFYGRKA, encoded by the coding sequence ATGCGATTTCGTCCTCTGCTGGCTTTGATGCTGGCTTTTTGTCTCACCTTTACAACTCTCCCATCTAGCGCATCTGCAGCTTTAAAAGGGCGCGAACAAGGTAATGCTCGATTTGGCAACGTTGTAAATACTGGCCAAGCAGATGCTTGCACTGTTTTACCTGCTGGTTCATCGGGTTCTATTAATGCTGATGGTCAGTTCAAAAGCTTATGCCTTCAGCCAACAGAAGTTTCAGTAAAACTTCCAGGTAACAAGCGAAATAAATCTGATTTTGCAATTGCAAAAATCATTAGCCCTCGCTTTAACACAAGCCTGGATGAAGTTTATGGAGATCTTTCTGGAGGAAAATTCACTGAAAAAGGTGGTATTGACTTCTCTCTTATTACAGTTCTAGCTCCAAATGGAGAGGAATTTCCTTTTGCCTTTTCTGTAAAAGAAATGGTTGCTGAATCAAAGAAAGGAAAATCAATTGAGCCAGGAGCTGAGTTCTCTGGTCCAACAACTACACCAAGTTATAGATCTGCAGACTTTCTTGATCCAAAGAGTCGCGCAAAATCAACTGGTGTTGAATATGCACAGGCTCTCATTGCTCTTGGTGGTGATGATGAGGATCTTGCAAGAGAAAATGTTAAAGATGATCTTGGCGGTAAAGGTCAAATAACACTTACTGTCGAATCTGTTGATGCCGACACTGAGGAATTTGGTGGCCAATTTGTTGCTGTCCAGCCTTCAGACAACGATCTTGGATCAAAAGATCCTGTTGATGTTCAAATCAAGGGTATCTTTTATGGTCGCAAAGCCTAA
- the coaBC gene encoding bifunctional phosphopantothenoylcysteine decarboxylase/phosphopantothenate--cysteine ligase CoaBC — MNNPTSVSGKKILVAVTGSIAAVKTPILVSRLIKAGAEVKCVITQSAAKLVSPLSLSTLSRNKCYQDRDQWQDYQTKPLHIALAEWADLVLVTPMSATSLSKFINGNAEGLLASTLLAAESQIVVAAAMNTSMWSNQAVKNNWKNLKEIDQVITLEPSEGLLACDRIGDGKMISLDVIELAAESAFIFRAQNKFLTKDLKNIRFLVSAGPTVEDLDGARQLTNRSSGRMGILIAQAAKLRGAEVDLVHGPISVSRELLEGLNTYSVRNSIEMREKIEHLKSFAQVIVMAAAVSDFKKKIPTKKKISKELFLNSIFDDIELTPDLIKDLTGRKLENQIFLGFAAESGSDMEIKEKGEKKRISKGCDLLMANPIDRDGQGFDKNFNSGFLLGPKKMAKNLPLSTKLSISHQLLDEIQDFKT, encoded by the coding sequence ATGAATAATCCGACTTCTGTATCTGGAAAAAAAATATTAGTTGCAGTTACAGGAAGTATTGCAGCTGTAAAGACTCCAATTTTAGTTAGTCGATTAATTAAAGCTGGGGCAGAAGTGAAGTGCGTAATAACTCAAAGTGCAGCCAAATTAGTTAGCCCCTTATCTTTATCTACTTTAAGCAGAAATAAATGCTACCAAGATAGAGATCAGTGGCAGGACTACCAAACAAAACCTTTGCATATTGCTTTAGCTGAATGGGCAGATTTAGTTCTCGTTACACCAATGAGTGCAACATCTTTATCAAAATTTATCAATGGAAATGCAGAGGGACTTTTAGCAAGCACTCTCCTAGCAGCAGAATCGCAGATCGTTGTTGCTGCGGCAATGAACACTTCAATGTGGTCAAATCAAGCAGTCAAAAATAACTGGAAGAACTTAAAGGAAATAGACCAAGTAATTACCCTAGAACCAAGCGAGGGACTTTTAGCTTGCGACAGAATTGGTGATGGAAAAATGATTAGTTTAGATGTTATTGAATTAGCCGCTGAAAGTGCCTTTATTTTCCGTGCACAAAATAAATTTCTTACCAAAGATCTAAAAAATATAAGGTTTCTTGTATCAGCTGGACCGACCGTCGAGGATCTTGATGGGGCTAGACAACTAACAAATCGAAGCAGTGGGCGAATGGGTATTTTGATAGCTCAAGCTGCAAAGTTAAGAGGAGCAGAGGTTGATCTAGTACATGGGCCAATAAGCGTATCAAGAGAACTTCTTGAAGGTCTCAATACCTATTCAGTCAGAAACTCAATTGAGATGAGAGAAAAAATCGAACATTTAAAATCCTTTGCACAAGTTATCGTTATGGCTGCAGCAGTATCAGATTTCAAAAAAAAGATTCCAACAAAAAAGAAAATCTCTAAAGAACTTTTTCTAAATTCGATTTTTGATGATATTGAACTAACCCCTGACTTAATTAAAGATCTAACTGGCAGGAAATTAGAAAATCAAATTTTCCTTGGTTTTGCTGCTGAGTCAGGAAGTGATATGGAAATCAAAGAAAAGGGAGAGAAAAAAAGAATTTCAAAAGGGTGTGATCTTCTCATGGCCAATCCAATTGATAGAGATGGGCAGGGATTTGATAAAAACTTCAACAGTGGTTTTTTATTAGGTCCAAAAAAAATGGCTAAAAACTTGCCTTTATCAACAAAACTTTCAATATCCCATCAACTTTTAGATGAAATTCAAGATTTTAAAACTTAA
- the gatC gene encoding Asp-tRNA(Asn)/Glu-tRNA(Gln) amidotransferase subunit GatC produces the protein MSKISKSDVQKVAQLARLELPDDQIETYTSQLEEILSYVDQLQEIDTKNIPPTTRAVEVVNAMRDDLVEVNCSREDILNQAPQREGDFFRVPKIL, from the coding sequence ATGAGTAAAATTTCTAAATCAGATGTTCAGAAGGTTGCTCAGTTAGCTCGCTTAGAACTCCCAGATGATCAGATTGAAACTTATACATCTCAACTTGAAGAGATTCTTTCTTATGTTGATCAATTGCAAGAAATAGATACTAAAAACATTCCACCAACCACTAGAGCTGTAGAAGTAGTTAATGCTATGCGAGATGATTTAGTCGAAGTTAATTGCTCAAGGGAGGATATCCTTAATCAAGCACCTCAAAGAGAAGGTGATTTTTTTAGAGTTCCAAAAATACTTTAA
- a CDS encoding DNA-3-methyladenine glycosylase: MNSKAIAILTKEFFSRPSHLVAPDLIGCYLNKRVSKNKNLSGVIVETEAYSQEEDSCHGFSGKTKRNETLFGEPGNLYIYISYGIYHCVNVVTGKKNWANGVLLRSIAIRDEDERIAAGPGLLAKRFGLNRKHDNLLLSPENNFWFTNRKDFKKMGNIVQTTRIGISKAKDIPWRWYLESSRSVSKRVKGDKIPPTNKCWYPSSHEGL; this comes from the coding sequence ATAAACAGTAAGGCAATCGCAATTCTTACAAAAGAATTCTTCTCTAGGCCATCCCATTTGGTAGCACCTGATTTAATAGGCTGCTATTTAAATAAACGTGTTTCAAAAAACAAAAATCTTTCTGGTGTAATTGTTGAAACTGAAGCCTATTCACAAGAAGAAGATTCATGCCATGGCTTCTCGGGGAAAACGAAAAGGAATGAAACCCTATTTGGTGAACCTGGTAATTTATATATATATATTTCATACGGAATTTATCATTGCGTAAATGTTGTCACTGGAAAGAAAAATTGGGCCAATGGTGTTCTCCTTAGATCGATAGCAATTAGAGACGAAGATGAGCGTATTGCCGCTGGACCTGGCTTATTAGCGAAAAGATTTGGATTAAATAGAAAACATGACAATTTACTCTTATCACCAGAAAATAATTTTTGGTTTACAAACAGAAAAGATTTCAAAAAAATGGGCAATATTGTTCAAACAACAAGAATTGGTATATCTAAAGCTAAAGATATACCTTGGCGCTGGTATCTTGAAAGTAGTAGAAGTGTTAGTAAAAGGGTTAAAGGAGATAAAATTCCTCCAACAAATAAATGTTGGTACCCTTCCTCACATGAGGGATTATGA
- a CDS encoding DUF565 domain-containing protein — MQKTILYKSSAKIIDRLANWAANPWRRYSLLVIIFLFGFLIGSSLGMINGVLALMDPVGAFITLIFLEILIKARFFFLESKKPIILIRIFDMFRIGMVYGLFSEGLKLL, encoded by the coding sequence ATGCAGAAAACAATTTTATATAAATCATCTGCAAAGATTATAGATAGGTTAGCGAATTGGGCTGCTAATCCTTGGAGAAGGTATTCATTATTAGTGATAATTTTTTTGTTTGGTTTTTTGATAGGAAGCTCTTTAGGTATGATTAATGGTGTACTTGCATTGATGGATCCAGTTGGAGCATTTATTACATTAATATTTTTGGAGATACTTATCAAAGCTAGATTCTTTTTCCTAGAATCAAAAAAACCAATAATACTTATTAGAATATTTGATATGTTTAGGATTGGAATGGTTTATGGTCTTTTTTCAGAGGGCTTGAAACTTTTATAG